In Bacillus sp. KH172YL63, one genomic interval encodes:
- the fur gene encoding ferric iron uptake transcriptional regulator, with product MESRIERIKKQLHSASYKLTPQREATVRVLLEHEEDHLSAEDVYLLVKEKSPEIGLATVYRTLELLSELKIVDKINFGDGVSRYDLRQEGAAHFHHHLVCIECGAVDEIQEDLLEDVETIVERDWKFKIKDHRLTFHGICSRCQDKEEDPEE from the coding sequence ATGGAAAGCCGTATTGAACGAATTAAAAAACAGCTTCATTCTGCGAGCTACAAGCTTACGCCACAGCGGGAAGCAACGGTACGCGTGTTACTAGAACATGAAGAAGATCACCTAAGCGCCGAAGATGTATACCTCCTCGTTAAGGAAAAATCTCCGGAAATTGGACTGGCCACCGTATATCGCACGTTGGAATTGCTATCTGAACTGAAAATTGTGGATAAAATTAATTTTGGGGATGGTGTATCCCGCTACGATCTCAGACAAGAAGGAGCAGCCCACTTTCATCACCATCTGGTGTGCATCGAATGTGGAGCGGTTGATGAAATTCAAGAAGATCTCCTTGAAGACGTAGAAACGATTGTTGAACGGGATTGGAAATTTAAAATAAAAGATCACCGTCTTACCTTTCACGGCATTTGTTCAAGATGCCAGGATAAAGAAGAGGACCCAGAAGAATAA
- a CDS encoding YqzK family protein — protein MLRGARVIWQTIKVFILFTGSTILFYYGIMWISEEYEGYHRYDEPEGAAVKVYSSVTEEESHWYDRLLFFYMNGE, from the coding sequence ATGCTGAGAGGGGCCCGAGTGATCTGGCAAACCATCAAGGTTTTCATATTATTCACTGGATCAACGATTTTGTTTTATTATGGTATCATGTGGATAAGCGAGGAATATGAAGGCTATCATCGATATGATGAACCTGAAGGGGCGGCGGTGAAGGTTTATTCTTCTGTGACCGAGGAAGAGAGCCATTGGTATGATCGATTATTATTTTTTTATATGAACGGGGAGTAA